TATTGTTCCTGCTCCATGCTGAGCTGCTGCAAATAATCTGATTTCTGAGTAAGATTTTTGGGAGTGAAATCCGCAAGATTCTGAAAACGGAACTCTTCTTCTACCACGTTTCCATCTTCTGTTTCATGCTGTACTGCCACAGAAGGCTGAAAGTGCCTGAAGACATCTTCCACGGTTTTTAATCCTGTTACAATTTCAGGGGTATAAGATTCATCTGTTGTAAGCTGGCTCACAATCAGCGACTTGTTTTCCTGTATGTCCTGAATAGCTTCATTAGCGTCTACTTTTACCTCGTTGCCGCCAACACCATAATTAAACATTGCCATATTATTATTATTTTGAGATTTGCTGTTTTGGTGTGAATTGGTTTTACCTGAATCAAATAACTGACCAATCCAATGTTTAAAATTAAAAAAAAACTGTAACATACAAAATTTTGTTAAGATTTTTCTTGAAATATTTAATTTAATTAACTAAATATCATTTTAAAATTAATATTTTGCAAGATACTAAACTAGGAAAAATAAATAAAAAACGCATCATTTCTGATGCGTTTCTTTTCTAACAATTTTTGGTTTGTCTTACCAAATTTTTATTCTGTCCTGAGGAGCTTTATACATTTTGTCTCCAGGTTTGATATCAAATGCTTTGATGAAGGCGTCCTGATTTACCAACGGACCAAATGCTCTGTAGATTCCCGGCGAGTGCGGATCTGTCTTCACCTGATTCGTCATATACTGATCGGTAGCTTTCGTTCTCCAAACCGTAGCCCAGCTCATGAAAAATCTCTGATCCTGCGTGAAACCACTGATCAACCCAGGGTTTCCTTTATCTTTAAGAAACATCTGAAGTGCATCGTAAGCAACCGCTACTCCACCAAGGTCACCGATATTTTCTCCACTGGTAAATTTACCGTTGACGAAACTTCCTTTCACAGGCTCGTAAGTGCTGTACTGAGCAGCCAACTGCCCTACTTTAGCATCAAAGTTTTTACGGTCTGCATCCGTCCACCAGTTATTCAGGTTACCGTCTCCGTCGAATCTTGAACCGCTATCGTCGAATCCGTGAGAAATTTCGTGACCGATTACCGCTCCGATTCCTCCGAAGTTCACCGCAGCATCTGCTTTCGGATTGTAGAAAGGAGGCTGAAGGATTGCAGCAGGGAACACAATCTCGTTATTTGATCCGCTATAGTAAGCATTTACCGTTTGCGGAGTCATTCCCCATTCTGTTTTGTCCACAGGCTTTCCTACTTTGTCTAAACTTCTCTGATATTGCCATGCAGCAACATGCTGAAGGTTTGAATATAATGTTGCTCCTTCTTTCGGAGAATCCACTTTCAATTGAGTATAATCCTTCCATTTATCCGGATAGGCTATCTTCACTGTGAATTTTGATAATTTTTCCTGAGCTTTCACTTTGGTATCAGGAGACATCCAATCCATATCATTGATATGTGTTTTGAATGATTTTAAGATATACTGAATATACATCTCCATCTGCGCTTTCGCTTCAGGTGTAAAATATTTCTCTACGTATAATTTACCAAAAGCTTCACCCAATACGCCATTCACTAAAGAAAGACCTCTTTTGTTCATCGGGCGCTGCTCTTTTTGTCCCTGAAGATATTTAGAATAGAAATCAAATCTGATCTGCTCTAATTTTTCATCTAAATTGCTTGCATTTCCGTTAATCAAATGATATTTCAGATAATCTTTTAACAGAGGAAGATTCTTTTGGGTAATGAACTGATCCATATTCTGGTAATATTTCAGCTCTCCGATAATTACCCTGTTGGTATCTACACCTGCATCTTTAAGATATTTAGTAAGGTTTATATTTTTAACCAAACCTCCCAGCTCAGATACATTTTTAGGGTTATATCTTAAATTGGCATCTCTGTTTTGCTCAAGAGTCAGTAAATAATTTCCTAATTGTTTTTCGAAATCAACTACATTTTTTGCAGAAGCTTCCGCATTTTTATATCCTAAAACACCGAATAATTTTCCAACATACGATTGGTATTCTGCTAATGTTTTGGTGTTGGCATCATTGACTTTCTGATAGTAATCTCTTCCCAAGCCCAAATCGGGACCACCAAGATATACGGCATTCATTTTAGAATCCTTCAAATCTGCACCTACTCTCCATCCGTAGAAAGAGTTGTCGCCCAGTCTTGTTGCTTCCAAAAGGTATTTCTGTAAATCGTTAAGATTTTTAATGGCATCAATTTTTCCCAAATCTGCTTTGATCGGAGCCAATCCTTCTGCATTTCTTTTATTAGTATCCATAAAAGAAGCGTAAAGATTCTGGATTTTCTGTCCTTCAGAACCCGCAGGATAAGATTCTGATAAAATTCCGTTCAGAATTTCAAGAGACGCATCATCCACATTTTCTCTTAAGGCATTGAAAGATCCCCAACTTGCTTTATCAGAAGGTATCTGTGTGGTTTTCACCCAATTTCCGTTTACATAGCTAAAAAAATCATCTTGCGGACGAACACTTTTATCCATATATGATAAATTGATCCCCTCCTCTTTCACTTCTTCTTTCTTCACCGGTTCTGCCACAACAGCCTTCTCAGTTTTCTGCGCTGCATCCGCGGTTTTTGTTGTACCACATGAGTTAAAAAACACCAGCCCCGAAAAGGCAAGTATCCCAATATTTAGCTTTTTCATTAAAGATAATTTTTGATTTTACACAAACGTATCAAATATACGAATAATTTTAAGTTAACAATAGTTTGTGATCTATTGAAAAGCAAAGGTTTTAAATTTCAGAAAAAAAGATTTGTAAAGATCCAAAATTACATAAAAAACCGGCTTTAAAAGCCGGTTTCAAATTGAAAGTATAGTAAAAAAATGAAAACTAAGGAATAGAAATTGAGTTTTGAACCTCAAATTCCTCCGCCGCTGAGAATTGATTGCCGTACATATCCGTCGCTCTTACCTCAACTTTGTGTTTTCCCAGTGTTAATTTATTTCCAAATCCTCCTTCCCAGATGTGTTTAGATATTTCAGGGTTGGAAGGTCTTCTGCCCGGGAACAGATTTTTTGTAGAATCCCATTTGAATACAGACAGAGCAAAATTCGGGTCAATGGTTTCGTTATAATTCATTTCTTCCCATTTTCCACCGTCTATTCTGTATTCAACTTTGTCTTTTTTGCTTCCCATAAAGAAATTCGCCAATACTTTAGCCGAAGTTTTTGATGGATAAGGAATGACTTTCGGAACATACAATTTGATCTGATAATCTTCCGGTTTTCCCGCTGTTTTATAAGAAACTTTATACTGATTATCATTAAAACTGATGAAAGAATATCCTTTCGCAGTTCCATCTCTCATGGTAGAAGTCGGCAATCCTGCGTCGTCTGCAGTTCCGGACCACCAGTCGCCACAAGTAGTTCCTACGTTATATTCATGAAGATCTTTAGCACCATTCCATCCTGCTTTTTTTCCGTAGAAAATCTGCTGCTGAATGTGTGTATGAGCTGATAATAACAATGCATTCGGGAACGGACTTAAAAAATCGAATAATTTCTGACGATCTGCATTTCTGAAATTATCTTCATTCGTATGCTCCAACGGAATATGGAAAGAAACCACGATCAGTTTATTTTTATCAACTAATTT
The sequence above is a segment of the Chryseobacterium sp. MYb264 genome. Coding sequences within it:
- a CDS encoding M13 family metallopeptidase, encoding MKKLNIGILAFSGLVFFNSCGTTKTADAAQKTEKAVVAEPVKKEEVKEEGINLSYMDKSVRPQDDFFSYVNGNWVKTTQIPSDKASWGSFNALRENVDDASLEILNGILSESYPAGSEGQKIQNLYASFMDTNKRNAEGLAPIKADLGKIDAIKNLNDLQKYLLEATRLGDNSFYGWRVGADLKDSKMNAVYLGGPDLGLGRDYYQKVNDANTKTLAEYQSYVGKLFGVLGYKNAEASAKNVVDFEKQLGNYLLTLEQNRDANLRYNPKNVSELGGLVKNINLTKYLKDAGVDTNRVIIGELKYYQNMDQFITQKNLPLLKDYLKYHLINGNASNLDEKLEQIRFDFYSKYLQGQKEQRPMNKRGLSLVNGVLGEAFGKLYVEKYFTPEAKAQMEMYIQYILKSFKTHINDMDWMSPDTKVKAQEKLSKFTVKIAYPDKWKDYTQLKVDSPKEGATLYSNLQHVAAWQYQRSLDKVGKPVDKTEWGMTPQTVNAYYSGSNNEIVFPAAILQPPFYNPKADAAVNFGGIGAVIGHEISHGFDDSGSRFDGDGNLNNWWTDADRKNFDAKVGQLAAQYSTYEPVKGSFVNGKFTSGENIGDLGGVAVAYDALQMFLKDKGNPGLISGFTQDQRFFMSWATVWRTKATDQYMTNQVKTDPHSPGIYRAFGPLVNQDAFIKAFDIKPGDKMYKAPQDRIKIW